AGTCGTGTTCCCAGGGAACGTGCTCGTTGAAGGCAATCCGCTGGCGCCGATCAGCGTCGTCGGGTCGGTAAAAACCGGCCACGCCTTCTTGGACGACATCAACAATTTCGCGAATCCGATTGGCGACCACGACGGAAACCCGGCGACGCCGCGTCAATTGATGTTGGCCGATGACGACACCGTCGCTGGCGGACCCCCGCAAGCGGGCCGGTACGACGACGAATTGCTCGACGCGCACTATGTGGCCGGCGACGGGCGCGTGAACGAGAATATCGGCCTCACCGCCGTGCACGCGATCTTCCACGCTGAGCACAATCGTCTCGTCGAACACGTTAAGTCGCAAATTCTCGCTGATGGCGACCTGGCGTTCTTGACGCAATGGCTGATGCCCGGCACCGCGCCGGCCGTGTTCCCGACAACGCCAGCTCAGCTCGCAGCGTTGCAATGGAACGGTGAACGCATCTTCCAAGCAGCGAAGTTCGGCACCGAGATGCAATACCAGCACCTCGTGTTCGAAGAATTCGCGCGTACGATCCAGCCGAACGTCGATGCGTTCTTGGATTTCAACGACGAGATCAATCCGAGCATCCTGGCTGAGTTCGCTCACGTCGTTTATCGTTTCGGCCACTCGATGTTGACCGAAACGGTCGATCGCCTCGACGAAAATTTCGCGAGCAGCGAGATGGGCCTCATCGAGGCCTTCCTCAATCCGCTTGCATATGCCGCGAGCGGCGCGACACCGGAAGAGGCGACTGCCGCGATCATCCGCGGCGTTCAACGCCAAGTCGGCAACGAAATCGACGAATTCGTCACCGAAGCGTTGCGCAACAATCTGCTCGGCCTGCCGCTCGACCTGCCGGCGATCAACATCGCCCGTGGCCGCGACACCGGGATTCCGTCTCTGAACGAAGCACGCCGGCAATTCTATAACGGCACCGGCGACGGGCAGCTGAAGCCTTATACGAGCTGGGCGGACTTCGTCCTGCACATGAAGAACCCCGCGTCGCTGATCAACTTCATCGCCGCCTACGGCACGCACCAAACCATTGTCGACGCTGTGTCGTTGGCAGACAAACGCGCAGCCGCGCTGTTGCTCGTGCTCGGCGGCGCTGGCGAGCCAGCCGATCGCTTGGACTTCTTGAATTCTCAAGGCGCCTGGGCGAACGGCCCGAATGGCGTAACGACGACCGGTCTCGACGACGTCGATCTGTGGATCGGCGGCTTGGCCGAGGCGAAAATGCCGTTCGGCGGCATGCTTGGGTCGACCTTCAACTTCGTGTTCGAAACGCAGCTGGAAGCACTTCAAGACGGCGACCGGCTCTACTATCTGCACCGCCTGGTCGGGCTCAACTTCTTCGCCGAGCTCGAGAACAACTCGTTCGCCGATATCATCATGCGCAACACGAACATCCGGCACTTGCCGGCGCTCGTGTTCTCGACGCCTGGTCTGACGCTCGAGGTGGACGGCAATCAGTTCAACCCGAACGTCGTCAACAATCCGGGCGCCGACGGCATCCTCGGCGATGACCCGAACACAGTCGTGGACGAAAGCGCCGACGACATCGCCACGCCGACCGAAGATCCGCTCGGTGAAAGCGCGCTGTTGACGCCATTGGTGATCCGAGACAACCCTGACACAGTTGGCCCGGATACCAATTATCTTCGTTACACCGGCGACGAGCACGTGGTGCTGGGTGGGCGCAATCCGAGCACGCCAGGAAACCCGGACGGCAACGATATCCTCATTTCCAGCATCGGTGATGACACCGTCTATGGCGACGGCGGCAACGACCGTCTCGAAGGCGGGCACGGCAATGACGATATTCAAGGCGGTGCGGGCGACGACATCATCACCGACATGGGTGGCGACGACGTTCTGAAGGGTGGCGACGGCAACGACGTCATCCAAGGCGGCGCGGGCCTCAATCTTATCATCGCCGGCCGCGGCAACGACTTCATCATCACGGGTGAAGATTCCAGCGAAGTGTTCGCCGGCGAAGGCAACGATTTCATCCTCGGCTCCAAGCTGAACATTCAGCAGATGGGCGCGGAGGGCGACGACTGGATCGAACTGGGTACGCAAGACGGCGCGCCCGGCGACAACTTCGATCCGTTTGGCAACGACACGATCTGGGGCAACGACGTTTTCCTGGGCGATCCGAGCTTCGACGAAGTGATCGGCGAGGGTGGTGACGACATCGCCGTCGGCAGCGGCGGGCCGGACAAGTTCAAGGGCATGTCCGGCTTCGACTGGGTGACGTTCAAGGACGACAAATTTGGCGTGAACGTCGAAATGACCGGTGACGCCTTCAATGAAGCGCCAGTGCCTGCATCAAGCGCTGCGGTCATGAACCGCTTCGCGATGATTGAAGGCCTGTCCGGCTCGCGTTTTGGCGACATCATTCGCGGCGACAACGCCGATGCGGCCGAGATCGCCACGGCTGGCGCCCAAGGCAGCCACATGCGCGATGTGTCGCTCATCAACGGCATGCAAGTGTTTCTCGACAGCATGCTCGGCACTGGGCAGACGCAATTCGGCTCGGGCAACATCTTGCTCGGCGGCGCCGGCGGCGATTGGCTTGAAGGCCGCGGCGGCGACGACCTCATCGACGGCGACGCGTGGCTCAACGTGCGCATCAGCGTGCGCGCGAATGTCGACGGCAGCGGCCCTGAGATTGCGACGTTCAATCGCATTCAGGACATGGTCTCGCTGATGGTGAACGGGACCTACAATCCCGGCCAGCTCATCATTGTGCGCGAACTGATTGACGACAATAGCGGCTTCGACACCGCCGTGTTCACGGGCACGCTGGCAGAGTACCAAATCACCGATCTCGGCAACGGCATTTTCCGCGTGACCGACACGGTGGTCGGCCGGGACGGCAGCGATACGCTGAAGAGCATCGAGCGCCTGCAGTTCGCCGATCAGCAGGTCGTGATTGTGCCAGGCCTCAACGCCCAACCGGTTGGTACGCCGACAATCACCGACACCAATGGCGGCCTCATGCAAGTGGGCGACGTCGTGCGCGCCTCGCTCGCCGGGGTCACCGATGCGGACGGCGTCGGCAACGCCGTGGCATTCTACTGGGAGGTCGAAACCATCGCCGGTTCCGGCGTGTTTGATCCGATCCTCGATGCGGAAGGCTTGTTGCCGCTCGCGTCGCCGACTCTCACGCTTACTGCTGACCTTGAAGGCCTCGTGATCCGTGTACGCGCGGTCTACAAAGACGGTCACGACGTCATCGAAGCCGTTACTTCGGCCGCCACAGCGCCGATCGCGGCCGGTACGCCGGAAGCAGCGCCGGCGCCGTTCGACGGCCAAGTCACCACTGGTGACGACAGCGGCGTCCATTACATCCGCTCCGACCTGCAATTCATCCTTGAGCAAATCAAGATCGCGGAGGCGCACGCTTCGGGCGCCGACCTGCGTGATTTGCTGCCGAACATCCGCGTACCACTTGGCCTGCGGACGGTTGATGGATCGGGCAACCACTTGACGCCCGGCAATGGCGCCTTCGGCGTCGCCGACAATCCGTTCCCGCGCTTGCTCGATCCGCAATGGAACAACGAGCAAGACGGCGACACATTTGATGCAAACGGCCCGGCGCCTGGCGGCTTGGTGACCAACACCAACTACAACAGCAATGGGAACGTCGCGGATGCAGATCCGCGCATCATCTCAAACCTGATTTCGGATCAGACGGCGAACAACCCGGCGGCTGTTGATGCAAACGGTGGAAATCCATTCGTCACCAGCCCGGGGCTCGACGGCATCTTCGGCACTGCGGATGATCGCGATGTGTTCTTCATCGCCAACCAGTCACCGGACGAAGGCCTGTCGGCGCCATTCAACTCCTGGATGACGTTCTTCGGCCAGTTCTTCGATCACGGCCTCGATCTCGTGACCAAGGGCGGTTCGGGTACGGTGTTCATTCCGTTGCAAGCGGATGACCCGCTGGTGGCGGGCGCCGATGGCGTGTTTGGCACCGCGGACGATCTGCCGGCCCAGCAGCGTTTCATGGTGGTGACGCGCGCTTCGCAAGTCATGACGCCTGGCGCGGATGGCATACTTGGCACCGCCGACGATCAACGCGATTCGATCAACACGACCTCGCCGTTCGTCGACCAAAACCAAACGTACTCCTCGCACGCGTCGCACCAGGTGTTCCTGCGCGCTTACGCGTTCGACGCCAATGGCGACCCACGTGCGACCGGTGAGCTGATCGAGAACCGCGATCTGGGCGCTGATGGCCGCTACGGCACTGCGGACGACGTGATGATTGGCGGCATGGCGACTTGGGCCGTGGTGAAAGCGCAAGCGCGCGACATCCTCGGCATCAACCTGACCGACCTCGATGTCTTTAACGTGCCGCTGCTGGCGACGGACCAATACGGCAACTTCATTCGTGGCGCGAACGGCTTCCCGCAGGTCGTCTTCCCTGGCAACGTTCTAGTGGAAGGCAATCCGCTCGCGCCGATCAGCCTTGTCGGTTCGATCAAGACAGGCCACGCGTTCCTCGACGACATCGCACACTTCGCCAACCCGATTGGCGATCACGATGGCAATCCGGCCACGCCGAGCGCGCCGATGTTGGGTGACGACAACACTGTCATCGGCGGTCCGCCGCAGGTGGGTCGTTACGACAACGAGCTGCTCGACGCGCACTACATTGCCGGCGACGGCCGCGTGAACGAGAACATCGGCCTCACGGCCGTGCACCACATCTTCCACAACGAGCACAATCGTTTGGTGCAGCACACCAAGGATGTGGCGCTGGCAACCGGCGATCTGGCGTTCCTGACGGAATGGCTGATGCCCGGAACCGCGCCGGCCGTGTTCCCGGTTGGCGCAGCGGCCATCGCGGCGCTGCAATGGAACGGCGAGCGTTTGTTCCAAGCCGCGAAGTTCGGCACCGAGATGCAATATCAGCATCTTGCGTTCGAAGAGTTCGCGCGCATGGTGCAGCCGAACATTGATATCTTCACCGGCCCAACGCAGGTGTTCGACGTCAATCTCGACCCGTCGATCGTCGCCGAATTTGCGCATACGGTTTATCGCTTCGGCCACTCGATGCTGACCGAGACGATCGATCGCCTCGATCCGAATTTCACGAACAGTGAAATCGGTCTCGTCGCTGCGTTCTTGAACCCGCTTGCCTTCGCCAACAGCGGCGCGACGCCGGAAGAGGCGGCAGGCGCCATTGTTCGGGGCGTGACCCGTCAGTCCGGTAACGAGATCGACGAGTTCGTCACCGAAGCCTTGCGCAACAACCTGCTTGGCCTGCCGCTCGATCTGCCGGCGATCAACATCGCCCGCGGCCGCGACACCGGCATCCCGACGCTGAACGAAGCGCGCCGGCAATTCCATGCGCTGACCGGCGACAGTTTGCTGAGGCCGTATACGAGCTGGGCGGACTTCGTATCCTATCTCAAGCACCCGGCCTCGGTGATCAACTTCATTGCGGCCTACGGTTCGCACTCGACGATCACAACGGCGGCCACTCTGGCTGATAAGCGCGCAGCGGCGACGCTGCTCGTACTGGGCGGCGTCGGCGAACCGGCCGATCGGCTGGACTTCTTGAACTCGACGGGTGCGTGGGCCAGCGGCGCAAACGGCGTCACCACCACAGGCCTTGATGCGATCGACTTCTGGATCGGCGGCTTGGCCGAAGCCAAGACGCCGTTTGGCGGCATGTTGGGTTCGACGTTCAACTTCGTGTTCGAAACCCAGATGGAAGCGCTCCAAAACTCGGATCGCTTCTATTACCTGGACCGTTTGGCGGGCCTCAATCTGCTGGCGCAGATGGAGAACAACTCGTTCGCCAAAATGATCATGAACGCGACGAACGCGAAGCACCTGCCGGCATTGGTGTTCACCACGCCGGCCTACACGCTGGAAGTTGACCCGTCCCAACAATATACGGGCGAAGGCCTCGACGGCCGCGCCGATCCGGACAGCGGCGATCCGCTGCTGCCGCTCGTCATTCGCGACAACCCGAACACGGTTGGCCCGGACAGCAACTACCTCCACTACACGGGCGGCGACCACGTCGTTCTTGGTGGCACCGACAACAACGACATCATGATCGCTGGCATCGGTGATGACACGTTGTGGGGCGATGCGGGCAATGACCGCATGGAAGGCGGCCACGGCAACGATAGCCATCGCGGCGGCGCCGGCGATGACATCATGACCGACATGGGCGGCGACGATAACATGCAGGGCGACGCCGGGAACGACGTCATCCATGGCGGCAACGGCCTCAACCTGATCATGGGCGGCTTCGGCAAGGACTTCATCGTCACTGGTGAAGACAGCAACGAATCCTTCGGTGGTCCGGGCGACGACTTCATCCTCGGCAACATCCCCGACGAACAGAACATGGGCGGCGAGGGCAACGACTGGATCGAAAGCGGCTCAAGCGACGGTTCGCCTGGCGACAACTTCGATCCAAACGGCCTCGACGATGTGCCGGGCCACGACGTCTATCTCGGCGACGGCTCGGGCAACATCATGAACGGCGAAGGCGGCGACGACATCATGGTCGGCTCGACCGGTCCTGGTGATAAGTATCTCGGCGCTTCCGGCTACGACTGGGCGACCTACAAGGACGATCAGTTTGGCGTGAACATCGACCTGCGCTTGCGTGCGTTTGACGCGCTGCCGATCCCGGCGTCCGCGGCGAACGTGATGGCGCGGTTCGAAGGCGTCGAAGGGCTCTCCGGCTCGCGGTTCTCCGATATTCTGACGGGTGACGACGAAGATGCGGCGTCATTGCCGGGCGTCGGAACGCGCGGCAGCGTGTTGACGAACATTGCGCTGATCGACGGCCTGCAGACGTTGCTGAACCAAGCCCTGGGTGGCGTTGTCACATCGTTCGATGACGGCAACATTATCCTTGGCGGCGACGGTAGCGATCTCATCACCGGTAATGGCGGCGACGACATTATCGACGGCGATCGCTGGCTGAACGTCCGCATCTCGGTGCGTGACCCGAACAACCACGCTATCGAGATCGCGAGCTATGACAGCATGCGGCCGCTGGTGCCGCTGATGTTGAACGGCACGTACAATCCTGGCCAGCTTGAGATCGTTCGTGAGATCAAGCTTGCCACTGGGCCCGACTTCGACACGGCGATCTTCCGTGGCGTGCGCGCCGATTATACGGTGACCATCGACAATCGTGGCACTGCCAGCACGCTGGATGATTTGGTCACCGTGACTGACTCGGTCGCCGGGCGCGATGGCGTTGATCGCTTGCTGCACATCGAACGGCTCCAGTTCGCCGATCAATCGCTCATCGTCGTGCCGGGCCTCAACAACGGCCCAGTTGGCCTCGTGCAGATCAGCGACGCGACGCCCGCGGAAGACCAATTGCTGACGGCGTCTATCGCCAGCGTTACCGATGCGGACAACGCCCCTCCCGGCACGATCACCGGAACCGTCGTCTACTTCTGGCAAGTCGAGTTGGATCCGGGTTCGGGCGAGTTCGAGGATCTCCTGCAATTGGCAGGCGGCGAAGAAACCCGCGTGACCGGGACGACCTTCCGGCCGGGTGATGCGGAAGTCGGGCTACGGCTGCGCGTGCGTGCTGTCTATCAGGACGCCAATGGCGTCCTGGAAGAAGTGTTCTCGGCGCCAACCGCCGCGGTCACCAACGTCAACGATGCGCCGGTTGGCCTGCCAACCTTGAGCGACACCACGCCAACCGAGGATATCGCCGTCACAGCGATCACCGCCGGCATCGTCGATGCCGATGGGCTGACGACGCCGAACTTCTCGTTCCAGTGGCAGCAATCCGCCAACGGCACGACTTGGACGAACATCCCGGGTGCGACCGGGCCGAGCTTCTCACCTGGTCAAGCCCAAGTCGGCCTGCGGTTGCGCGCGATCGTTCAATACACGGACGACGGCGGGACACTCGAAACGCTGATCACGGCGGGCAGCGGTCCAACCGGCGACCACCAGGTCGGCGGCGCGGGCATCAACACCTTCAACGGCACCGCGTTTGACGATTGGCAAGAAGGCGGCGGCGGCGCCGACAATCTCAACGGCAACGCAGGCGACGACATCCTTGATGGCGGCGCGGCTGGCGACACCCTCAACGGCGGCATCGGCTTGGATACGCTGCTTGGCGGCGCCGGAAACGACAACATGAATGGAGGCGCCGGCGCCGACAATATGTCGGGCAACGACGGCAACGACACCTACAGCGTTGATGATGTCGGCGATGTCGTGAACGAACTCGCGGGGCAGGGTACCGACACCGTCGAAACCGACCTCGCTGCTTACACGCTCACTGACAACGTCGAGAACCTCACCTACACCGGCGCCGGCGCCTTTGCGGGCGCCGGCAACGGCCTCGCCAACACCATCAATGGCGGCGGCGCTGGCGACACGCTCAATGGCTTGGACGGCAATGACACGCTGAACGGCAATGGCGGCGCCGACACGCTCAACGGCGGCGCTGGCGTTGACACGCTGAACGGCGGCGCTGGCGATGACACGCTGAATGGCGGTCTCGGCAACGACTCGCTGCAAGGCGGCGCGGGAACCGACACGGCGTCCTACGTCGGCGAAATCGCGGACATGTTCGTCAACCTCACCGCCAACAACACGCGGCGCGGGGCGGCGGCCAACCCGGTTGAAGACACGCTCAACTCGATCGAGAACGCCACCGGCGGCTCTGGCAATGACACGTTGACCGGCAACGCGGCCGTGAACGTGCTCAATGGCGGCGCTGGCGATGACACGATCATCGGTCAAGGCGGCGCGGACGCTCTGCTTGGCGGTGCGGGGAACGATACGTTCGTCTACGCCATGGGCGACGGCGCGGACTCCGTTGACGGCGGCGCCGACACCGACACGCTCAACATTACGGGCGGGGCCGGCGCGGATACGCTGGACGTGGTCTGGAATGGCGCGGCGATCACTTCGGTCGAAGGCGGCGCAGTCACGGGTGTGGAGGCCATCAACGCCAATCTCGGCGGCGGGGCCAACGTGATCACCTATGCCGGTTCAAACGCGGCGGTTGTCGTCGACCTCGCCACCAACACCGCGAGCGGCTTTGCCTCTATCGCTGGTGTTGCGAGTGTCACCGGCGGCAACGCCGGCGACACGCTCACGGGCGGCGCGGGCGTGCAAACGCTGAATGGCGGCGGCGGATCGGATACGCTTGATGGCGGCGCAGGCAACGACAACCTGAACGGCGGCGCCGGTGATGACACCTATATCGCCAACCAAGGCGACATCATCACCGAAGCCGCGGGCGCGGCGGGCGGTACGGATATCGTG
This window of the alpha proteobacterium U9-1i genome carries:
- a CDS encoding hemolysin-type calcium-binding region, yielding MVKLIRTDLDFILQQILFAEAHAGGADLRSLFPNPEVAWGLRTIDGSFNNLVPGRSEWGAADNAFPRLLTPQWRDDQDGDSFDTNGPAPGGLVTNTNYNTSGNVVDLDPRLISNLIVDQTANNPAAVAANGGAPVVMSPGLDGIFGTADDREVFFIPNVSPDEGLSASFNSWMTFFGQFFDHGLDLVTKGGNGTIFIPLQADDPLIAGADGAFGTADDLPAEQRFMVVTRATQVMTPGADGILGTADDQRDSVNTTSPFVDQNQTYSSHPSHQVFLRAYELDANGDPRATGKLIENRDLGADGIFGTADDVEIGGMATWGVLKAQARDILGITLTDSDIFDVPLLATDQYGNFIRGANGFPQVVFPGNVLVEGNPLAPISVVGSVKTGHAFLDDINNFANPIGDHDGNPATPRQLMLADDDTVAGGPPQAGRYDDELLDAHYVAGDGRVNENIGLTAVHAIFHAEHNRLVEHVKSQILADGDLAFLTQWLMPGTAPAVFPTTPAQLAALQWNGERIFQAAKFGTEMQYQHLVFEEFARTIQPNVDAFLDFNDEINPSILAEFAHVVYRFGHSMLTETVDRLDENFASSEMGLIEAFLNPLAYAASGATPEEATAAIIRGVQRQVGNEIDEFVTEALRNNLLGLPLDLPAINIARGRDTGIPSLNEARRQFYNGTGDGQLKPYTSWADFVLHMKNPASLINFIAAYGTHQTIVDAVSLADKRAAALLLVLGGAGEPADRLDFLNSQGAWANGPNGVTTTGLDDVDLWIGGLAEAKMPFGGMLGSTFNFVFETQLEALQDGDRLYYLHRLVGLNFFAELENNSFADIIMRNTNIRHLPALVFSTPGLTLEVDGNQFNPNVVNNPGADGILGDDPNTVVDESADDIATPTEDPLGESALLTPLVIRDNPDTVGPDTNYLRYTGDEHVVLGGRNPSTPGNPDGNDILISSIGDDTVYGDGGNDRLEGGHGNDDIQGGAGDDIITDMGGDDVLKGGDGNDVIQGGAGLNLIIAGRGNDFIITGEDSSEVFAGEGNDFILGSKLNIQQMGAEGDDWIELGTQDGAPGDNFDPFGNDTIWGNDVFLGDPSFDEVIGEGGDDIAVGSGGPDKFKGMSGFDWVTFKDDKFGVNVEMTGDAFNEAPVPASSAAVMNRFAMIEGLSGSRFGDIIRGDNADAAEIATAGAQGSHMRDVSLINGMQVFLDSMLGTGQTQFGSGNILLGGAGGDWLEGRGGDDLIDGDAWLNVRISVRANVDGSGPEIATFNRIQDMVSLMVNGTYNPGQLIIVRELIDDNSGFDTAVFTGTLAEYQITDLGNGIFRVTDTVVGRDGSDTLKSIERLQFADQQVVIVPGLNAQPVGTPTITDTNGGLMQVGDVVRASLAGVTDADGVGNAVAFYWEVETIAGSGVFDPILDAEGLLPLASPTLTLTADLEGLVIRVRAVYKDGHDVIEAVTSAATAPIAAGTPEAAPAPFDGQVTTGDDSGVHYIRSDLQFILEQIKIAEAHASGADLRDLLPNIRVPLGLRTVDGSGNHLTPGNGAFGVADNPFPRLLDPQWNNEQDGDTFDANGPAPGGLVTNTNYNSNGNVADADPRIISNLISDQTANNPAAVDANGGNPFVTSPGLDGIFGTADDRDVFFIANQSPDEGLSAPFNSWMTFFGQFFDHGLDLVTKGGSGTVFIPLQADDPLVAGADGVFGTADDLPAQQRFMVVTRASQVMTPGADGILGTADDQRDSINTTSPFVDQNQTYSSHASHQVFLRAYAFDANGDPRATGELIENRDLGADGRYGTADDVMIGGMATWAVVKAQARDILGINLTDLDVFNVPLLATDQYGNFIRGANGFPQVVFPGNVLVEGNPLAPISLVGSIKTGHAFLDDIAHFANPIGDHDGNPATPSAPMLGDDNTVIGGPPQVGRYDNELLDAHYIAGDGRVNENIGLTAVHHIFHNEHNRLVQHTKDVALATGDLAFLTEWLMPGTAPAVFPVGAAAIAALQWNGERLFQAAKFGTEMQYQHLAFEEFARMVQPNIDIFTGPTQVFDVNLDPSIVAEFAHTVYRFGHSMLTETIDRLDPNFTNSEIGLVAAFLNPLAFANSGATPEEAAGAIVRGVTRQSGNEIDEFVTEALRNNLLGLPLDLPAINIARGRDTGIPTLNEARRQFHALTGDSLLRPYTSWADFVSYLKHPASVINFIAAYGSHSTITTAATLADKRAAATLLVLGGVGEPADRLDFLNSTGAWASGANGVTTTGLDAIDFWIGGLAEAKTPFGGMLGSTFNFVFETQMEALQNSDRFYYLDRLAGLNLLAQMENNSFAKMIMNATNAKHLPALVFTTPAYTLEVDPSQQYTGEGLDGRADPDSGDPLLPLVIRDNPNTVGPDSNYLHYTGGDHVVLGGTDNNDIMIAGIGDDTLWGDAGNDRMEGGHGNDSHRGGAGDDIMTDMGGDDNMQGDAGNDVIHGGNGLNLIMGGFGKDFIVTGEDSNESFGGPGDDFILGNIPDEQNMGGEGNDWIESGSSDGSPGDNFDPNGLDDVPGHDVYLGDGSGNIMNGEGGDDIMVGSTGPGDKYLGASGYDWATYKDDQFGVNIDLRLRAFDALPIPASAANVMARFEGVEGLSGSRFSDILTGDDEDAASLPGVGTRGSVLTNIALIDGLQTLLNQALGGVVTSFDDGNIILGGDGSDLITGNGGDDIIDGDRWLNVRISVRDPNNHAIEIASYDSMRPLVPLMLNGTYNPGQLEIVREIKLATGPDFDTAIFRGVRADYTVTIDNRGTASTLDDLVTVTDSVAGRDGVDRLLHIERLQFADQSLIVVPGLNNGPVGLVQISDATPAEDQLLTASIASVTDADNAPPGTITGTVVYFWQVELDPGSGEFEDLLQLAGGEETRVTGTTFRPGDAEVGLRLRVRAVYQDANGVLEEVFSAPTAAVTNVNDAPVGLPTLSDTTPTEDIAVTAITAGIVDADGLTTPNFSFQWQQSANGTTWTNIPGATGPSFSPGQAQVGLRLRAIVQYTDDGGTLETLITAGSGPTGDHQVGGAGINTFNGTAFDDWQEGGGGADNLNGNAGDDILDGGAAGDTLNGGIGLDTLLGGAGNDNMNGGAGADNMSGNDGNDTYSVDDVGDVVNELAGQGTDTVETDLAAYTLTDNVENLTYTGAGAFAGAGNGLANTINGGGAGDTLNGLDGNDTLNGNGGADTLNGGAGVDTLNGGAGDDTLNGGLGNDSLQGGAGTDTASYVGEIADMFVNLTANNTRRGAAANPVEDTLNSIENATGGSGNDTLTGNAAVNVLNGGAGDDTIIGQGGADALLGGAGNDTFVYAMGDGADSVDGGADTDTLNITGGAGADTLDVVWNGAAITSVEGGAVTGVEAINANLGGGANVITYAGSNAAVVVDLATNTASGFASIAGVASVTGGNAGDTLTGGAGVQTLNGGGGSDTLDGGAGNDNLNGGAGDDTYIANQGDIITEAAGAAGGTDIVFTASNTFTLAANVENLTFTGVGNFNATGNGSNNVITAGNGTNVLNGGGGSDTLIGGTGVDALNGGGDNDILIGGLGNDVMNGDGGSDTFVMGVGFGNDTINGFDANPNPDQDFVDLTALGINAGNFAARVVIQDLGTNMLVTIDGVNTILFNGVTGVGANTITQQDFILAP